The following nucleotide sequence is from Mucilaginibacter sp. cycad4.
GTCTTGAAAAGTAATCGACATTTTGGTTTGCGCGGGAAGCAAGCAGGTGCACTGAAAGATCCATGTGTAAATTAACAAGGATATAATTTAAGGTTTCTGCAATTTTTACCGGGATAAGTTTATGTTCCGGATGTTTGAATAACTGGGGAGTGAGGAATTTGGCGGTTAGCATCATCAGGATACCCTGAGTTTCCATGTACATTGAAGTGTTTTGCTGATTGTTAAGTTCCTGGTATTCTTTATAGTAAATATCCTTTTCATACACCTTGGGGTTGTCCGACCGGTTAATTCCCCTTCCCGGGTTAATTTGAAGCAATCGGTTAAACAGGTAAATATCCATTTCGGTGGCCTTTGTTTTTAACACAGCCCTGTTATTGGCAAAAAGTGAGCTGCCATCTGTCGAATCCTCAAAGAATTGTACAAAATACTGTCCGAGGTAATCCCTGCAGCCTAAATTACATAGAGTGAAACTTGGAATGATGTACAAATAGCCTGGTTCGAGCTTTAGTATGCTGGCTGCATCCGATATCTCACCTTCTCCATCATCGATATAATAAATTCGGTAGTAAGGACTAATCACATTCCTGTAATTCCATTTCGCGTTAAGTTTTACATAGTCAACGTTAAGGAGCGAGAAAGTGTGTTTTAAATTTCTTTTAATCATTTTGGATCACAAATATGCAAAATGCTTTGATATACTATAGTGTATATGAATACTTTAAATTCAATAAAGTCGGTTTTTTACAAAAAAAAGTCTATTTCAATCAAATTTTGAAATATGGTTTACCGTAGGTTTGAATGAACCAATATGACCGATTATAGCATGTTTAGCTTTTTTATGGTTTATCATCCATATAATTTTAGCTCCCTTGGATTTATATGTTCAAAATTCGATATTTACGAAAGCCATATCCGGAAAATCTTCCATTTGTTGCAATTAGCCTAATCTATTGATTGTATTTATAAATACCCCGATCTTTAAGCTATGAGATATAAATTATCCCTAAGCGTACTTACTTTATTGTTGATGCTTCGTGTTGTTTTTGCACAAAATGGCAAATACCAATTTTCACAGCTAAACAGAAGCAATGGCTTGTCCCACAACCAGGTTAACTGTATTTTTAAGGATTCCGAAGGTTTTATGTGGTTCGGCACTGCATCGGGCCTTAATCGTTACGATGGCTATACTTTTAAAATATTTAAACACGATGCTAATAATAAAAAGTCGCTTAATGATGATTTTGTAACCGGTATCTTTGAAGGACCCGGCAAAAAATTATGGGTATCAACACGCGGCGGATATTGTTTTTATGATCCCCAGACAGAACAGTTTGACAGTGATATGTCATTAATGACACGCTCGTTAAAACTTCCGGGATATCCTAACGTTTCTAAAATAATCCGAAGTGGTAAAGGCGAGTTTTGGCTTTTGTGCCCGGATTCTGGTTTGTACAGGCATAATGAAATATACAAAACAACCCGCCGGTATTATCATCACCGTTCAGGCGCGTCATTATATTCAAACTTCATCTCAGATATAACAAAGGATGCTACCGGTAATATTTGGTTAGTTTACCGTAACGGCATGGTTGAAAAGTTTGATGTCAAACAAAATAAAATTACTTATCGTACTGATATTTTTAATAAAGCTGTTAGTAATAAAGATGGATACTATGCCATTACTGTCGATAAGGATAACGATTTATGGTTTTATACACCTAATTTCTACGCCAATGCATATTATTATAGTCCTTCAACCGGCGCATTGAGGCTCATCGGTAAAGAATCTGCCGGGCCGAAATTAAAGTCCAACATCATCAGCAACATTATTCAGGCTGATGACGGGTTGGTATGGATAGGCACCGATCATGGCGGGATAAACGTGCTGGATAAAAAAACTTTTACAGTTAACTATTTATTGAACAGGGAGGACGATGCCAAATCGCTAAGCCAAAACAGTGTTATCCTTTATAAAGATGATTCGGGTATTATGTGGGCTGGTACGTTTAAAGAAGGAGTAAGCTATTATCATAAAAACATCATCCGGTTTCCATTGTACAGACACTTCGCGTCGGACCCCAAAAGTTTAGCCTTCGAAGATGCTAACAAGTTTGTTGAAGATAAAGACGGCAACCTGTGGATTGGCACAAACGGAGGTGGATTGATTTACCTTAACCGTAAAACCGGCAGTTTTAAGCAGAATAAGTATGAGGCTGGAAATGCAAACAGCCTCAGCAATGATATTATTGTGAGTTTATGCATTGACCATGACCAAAAATTATGGATAGGTACATATTTTGGCGGCCTGGATTGTTTTGACGGAAAAAAATTCACCCATTATAAACATGATGATAAGATAGCCGGCAGTATTGCTGATAACCGGGTGTGGAGTATTCTTGAAGATTCTTCGCACAGGTTGTGGATCGGCACATTTGCAGCCGGGCTCCAGATATTTGACAGGGAAAAAAAGAAATTTTCCCCTCCCTTTAAACAAACTGATATCAGGTGCCCTTATGTATCAGCGCTGTTTGAAGACCGCAAGGGCAATATATGGGTAGGAGGGTACTTTGGTATCGATGTGATTTTGAAAAATACAGGCAGGTTTGTGCATTACAGCATAAATAAAGATAATGCTAATAGTTTGATCAGTAATACGATCAACTGCATTAATCAGGATAGGCGCGGCCTGATCTGGATAGCGACACGCGATGGGTTGAGCATACTCAATCCCGAAACTAACAACTTCAAATCGTTAACAAAACAAAACGGCTTGCCAGATAATTCAATATTGGATATACTGGAGGATAGCAGGGGAAGAGTTTGGTTAAGTACTGCAAATGGCTTAAGCAGGGTAACACTTATCCCCGAAAAGGCCGGTTATGGTTTCAGGTTTGAAAATTTTGACGAAACGGATGGCCTGCAAGGCCGGGAATTCAACACGCATTCGGGACTCAAAACCACCAGGGGCGAATTGATATTTGGCGGGGGGCATGGGTTTAACATTTTTGACCCCCTGGCAATACATGCCAATATCAATAAACCTAAATTAACTTTTACTGATTTTTTGCTGTATAACAAAAGTATCCGGGCCAATGAAGAAGTTAACGGGCATGTTGTATTGTCAAAAGCTATTTCGGCAACCCATGAGCTGACGCTGACACACAGTGAAAACGTATTTACCATTGAGTTTGCCGCGCTTAATTTTTTTAACCCCAATAAAGTAAAACATCAGTATATGATGGAGGGGTTTGATAAGGATTGGCTTGACGCGGATAATGCTACGCGAAAAGCCACCTACACTAACCTTGACGGCGGCGATTATACTTTTAAAGTACGGGCGATTAGCCAGGAAGGAAGATGGGAGCCGGATTATATAGCATTAAAGATCAAAGTACTGCCCCCTTTCTGGAAATCGACGGTTGCCTATTTTGTTTACATATTGCTATTAGCAGCAATTCTCTTTTTGATGCGCCGGCGGGGGATTCAAAAAATAAGGAGGCAGTTTGAAATCGAAAAGGAGAAACGCGAGGCTAAATTGTTAATTGAAAATGAGCGGCAGGAGGCCAGGCGGATGCATGAGCTTGATATGATGAAAATTAAGTTTTTTACCAATATAAGCCATGAATTCAGGACCCCATTATCATTGATCATGGCACCTGTTGATAAGATTTTAAAGCAAACTGAGGCCGAAGAGCAGAGGAACCAGTTGCAATTAATTAACCGCAATGCCAAACGTTTACTAAATATGGTAAACCAGTTGCTCGATTTCAGGAAAATGGAGGTGCAGGAACTCAGGCTGCATGCACGGAGCGGGGATATTATCAATTTTATTAAGGAAATGGTGTATTCATTTTCGGATGTAGCTGAAAAAAAACACATCAGGCTGGTATTCGATTCGGAAATTCAAAACATGATCATCAACTTTGATCATGATAAAATTGAACGCATCATCTTCAACCTGCTTTCCAATGCATTTAAATTTACTCCCGATGGCGGGCATATAAGCGTTTTACTGGCGATACTTGAAAAGGCAACCGGAGGGCGGCAGCTTGAGATAAAGGTTATTGATACAGGTATTGGAATTCCGTTAGATAAACAGGACAGAATTTTTGAACGTTTTTTTCAGAACGACGTACCGGGCTCTATGGTTAACCAGGGCAGCGGCATAGGTTTGTCAATAACCAAGGAGTTTGTAAAGCTGCATAACGGGGAAATATCAGTAGAGAGCGAACCTGGGCAGGGCAGCTATTTTACGATACTTTTACCGGTTGATTTAGCTACAGAGGAAAAGGTATCCACTAATGAACCTGAATTACCGATTACTGCAATAGCCGAAAGCGCGGACTGGGTACAGGCGGGAGGCGGTAATATAATTAAGAAGCTTTCCGTTTTACTGGTTGAGGATAATGAGGATTTTCGTTTTTATTTGAAAGACAATTTAAATGATACTTTTAATATCATCGAGGCTGTTAATGGCAAAGAAGGATGGCAAAAAACCCTGGCCCTTCATCCTAACCTGGTAGTTAGCGATATCAGCATGCCTGAAATGAATGGCATAGATCTTTGCAGGAAAATACGTAACGATAAACGAACATCGCATATACCAGTTGTACTGCTTACCGCAGTTACAGATGAAGAACAGCAATTGCAGGGGCTTGAAACCGGCGCTAATGATTACCTGACCAAGCCTTTTAATTTCGAGATCCTGACCTCCAAATTGAAAAACATATTGGCTATGCAGCAAGATATGCGCAAAACTTATCAAAAGCAGCTTGATGTTAAGCCAACGGAAGTAGAAGCCGAATCACTTGATGAAGCATTTATTAAAAAAGCGGTACAACTGATCGAAAAAAACATTGACAACGCTGAATTCTCGGTAGAGGAATTGAGCAGCGAATTATGTGTAAGCCGTGTAACCCTATACAAAAGAGCACTCGCTTTAACAGGAAAGTCCCCGGTAGATCTGATCCGTACCATCCGCCTCAAACGGGCCGCACAGTTGCTTGAGAATTCACAGTTAACCATATCACAGATTTCCTATAAGGTTGGCTTTAAAAGCCAAAAATATTTTGTACGATGCTTCAAGGCCGAATTTAATTGCCTGCCGTCTGCATATGTCAGTAAGAGGAATAAATAGCTTTTTATAAGCCTTCAGCCGGTTTTACCGCAATCGCTTTTAAAATTTATCGCTTATGGCCTACCTAAACCTTTTCCAAAGGACAAGGACTTTAAGAAAAAGTGCTCCCTCTCCTTTGGGCACGGAGCATTAGTCTGCGCGCGAAATCGCATTTATTGTTTTTTTAAAACGATTTATCTGATTTTGCTATTGGTTTAATTGAATGCTTTTTGGCCCTTTTTGTTAAATTTAGTACAACATCTGTTTCAGTTATGACCGATTATTAGGTGTGAATTCGCTTTAACATATTGTAAATAAGCGCAGTATGTGGTTTTAACATTTGTGTCCCCATTTGTGAACAATCGATTGCACCCCGGCATTTAGATTAGCAGCTTAATTCAATGTTTCTTTATTGTAAAACGCAATCAAAGTTTGGCATTGCTTAAGCCAATTTTCAAACCTGTTTAATTTACTACGATGTTAAAACGTATACTTTGGTGTACTGCTACTATTTTTTCGATTGCTTCGCCGCTCAAGGCTGTTTATTGCAATAATCCTCAAAAGGCAATAAAGGATACAGCCGTTGTCAGGACAATTTATCCGTCATACAATATATCGCCCAAAGCTCCTGATAAAACGGGAATGGATAACACTGCCGTGCAACAGGCAGCAAACATCAAATTGGGCTGGAACATCGGTAACACAATGGAAGCACCCGGCGCCGAAACCGGCTGGGGCAACCCTTTAATCACTGAAGATTATATCAAACTGGTTAAGCGGAGCGGTTTTAACGCCATTCGTATCCCTTGTGCCTGGAATCAATATTCAGATAAAAAAACTGCCAAAATACAGGATGCCTGGTTAAACCGCGTAAAACAGGTAGTGCGATATTGTGTAAAAAATGATATGTATGTGTTGCTCAATATTCACTGGGATGGCGGCTGGCTTGAAAATAATGTTACCCAGGCAAAACAAGATTCGGTTAACGCTAAACAAAAGGCGTTTTGGGAACAAATTGCAACAGCCATGCGCGATTTTGACGAACATTTGATGTTTGCCAGTGCCAATGAGCCGGCTGCAGATAATGCCGCGGCAACAGCAATACTTTCTACCTATCATCAAACTTTTATTAACGCGGTTAGATCAACCGGGGGCAAAAATGCCTACCGTGTATTGGTACTGCAGGGTCCATCTACTAACATGGAAAAAACAAGTGATTTCATGACATCCCTACCAACTGATCAGATAGCGAACCGGCTAATGGTCGAGGTACATTATTATTCACCTTTCAACTTTTGTCTTATGGAAAAAGATGAACCATGGGGCCACATGTTTTATTATTGGGGGAGCGGGCACCACTCGTTGTTGGATACTTCAAGAAACCCTACCTATGGAGAAGAGGCTGAAGTTAAGAGTACCTTCCAACTCATGAAAGCAAAATTTGTTGATAAAGGAATCCCTGTTGTGATGGGAGAATATGGCGCCTACAGGCGTACTGCCCCAAAAGATCTGGCGGTACATAATGATGCTGTAGATTATTGGATAAAGTTTACAACCCAACAAGCTATAGCCAACGGCCTCAAGCCATTTTTTTGGGATATAGGCATTGCCCTGGACAGGCGAAATAATAAAGTACTTGATCAATGCACAATTAATGCCCTGGTAGGGGGTGCCAATTAAAAATTTCTGCAATGATGATAAATCCACTGATTATCATGTGTCTCCATTTTTAGTGTCTCATACCAAACCTTGTTTAAAAAAATGAAACCAACCTACTTTTTGTATTTTTTGATTTTAGTATTCGCTACTACAGGGAAAACTATAGCCCAATCCCCTGACATAGCTTCAAAACGGGAGCATTTGTCTATTGATAATGACTGGCGCTTTGCTTTGGGCCATGCATACGATGTTACGAAAGATTTTTATAACGGAACCGGCGGGTTCTCCTATTTGGCCAAAACAGGGTATGGCGATGGCGCCGCATCGGCAGAATTTGATGACAGGGGATGGCGTAAGATCGACCTTCCGCATGATTGGGCAGTTGAACAACCTTTTAGCCCGAAAGGCAGTTTCAGTCACGGATCGAAAGCCATTGGCCGTAACTTCCCCGAGGCAAGTGTGGGTTGGTACCGTAAAACCTTTGCAGTACCGGCTTCCGACCTTGGTAAACACATATCCATAGCGTTTGATGGCGTTTTCCGAAATAGTATAGTTTGGGTAAACGGGCACTATTTAGGCACCGAACCCAGCGGATATAATGGCTTTGAGTATAATATTTCCGAATACTTAAACTATGGTGGTAATAATGTCATAGCTGTACGGGCCGATGTAACCATGGAAGAAGGCTGGTTTTATGAAGGCGCGGGCATCTATCGCCATGTGTGGCTTAACAAAACAAACCAGTTGCATATTGTTCCCGACGGAACTTTTGTTACAACCATGATGAAAAACAATGTTGCCGATGTTGCGGTAACATCCACCATCACCAATGACGATAAAAAATCAAGGAACTATAATGTAACTCAAACTATTATTGACGATAATGGAAAAGCCCTTGCGACAAAAACAACCACCGGGATTACTTTAAAGCCTTTTGCATCGCAGGATATTAAAAATACATTGACGGTTAGCAACCCAAAACTTTGGTCGTTAGAAGCGCCCAACTTACACAAACTGATTACCACGGTTGAAGATAATGGAGCAGTAATTGACAGCTATATAACCACTTTTGGGATCCGTACCATCAGGTTTGATGCTAATGAAGGCTTCTTTCTGAATGGAAAGCACGTTAAAATACAGGGTACCAATAATCACCAGGACCATGCCGGCGTAGGCGCTGCTATGCCCGATGCTTTACAGGAATTCAGGATCAGGACTTTAAAAGGCATGGGCTGTAATGCCTACCGTTGTTCACACAATCCGCCAACGCCCGAATTACTTGACGCGTGCGACAGGTTAGGTATGCTGGTTATCGATGAAAACCGCTTAATGGGTGTGGCACCTACCCAATTAAATGATTTGAAAAGGATGATCCTGCGTGACCGTAACCACCCCAGCATCATCAGTTGGTCGATAGGGAATGAAGAATGGGGCATTGAAGGCAATATTACCGGCGCACGGATAGCCGCTACTATGCAAGCCTTTGCCAAGTCGGTCGATTCTACGCGTTATATTACTGCCGCTATAAGCGGCGGTATTGGCTCCGGGATCTCAACGGTGATAGATGTGTTAGGCTACAACTACGTTGCTACCAAAAACACCGATGAGCAACATAAAAAATACCCGAATCAATTTAGCTGGGGTACCGAGGAGGGTTCGACGGTTGCCTCAAGGGGAATTTATGAGGATGATATGAGCAAGCAACAGCTTGTAGCCTATGACAGAAAACAAAACGATTTTTTTTACAGCCTGGAACAAGGTTGGAAACACTATGCGGCACGTCCGTACCTGGCCGGTATGTTCATTTGGACCGGTTTTGATTACCGGGGAGAACCAACACCGTTTGGGTGGCCCTCAGTAGGATCATATTTTGGAATGGTTGATGCCTGTGGTTTTCCAAAGGACGATTACTACTATCTAAAGTCATGGTGGACTAACCAAACCGTAGTGCATCTGCTGCCGCATTGGAACTGGCATGGCAAGGAAGGACAGGAAATAAGGGTATGCGCGTATAGCAATTGTGACGAGGTAGAACTTTTTCTAAACAAAAAAAGCCTCGGCAAAAAAACTATGGAACTAAACGGGCACCTGGAATGGCAGGTAAAATATGAGCCCGGCACGCTTGAAGCTGTAGGTTATAAAAAAGGCATTAAAGTCGGCAATGACGTTGTTAAAACCACGCTTACGCCATATCAGGTTAAATTAACGGCCGAGCGTAAAGCGATTACGGCCAATAAAAAAGATATTGCCATAATTACCGTGCAGGCCGATGACAAAAACAACCTGCGTGTGCCGACTGCCCAAAACGAGGTTAGTTTTTCACTTACTGGTCCTGGTAAAATTATAGGTGTGGGCAACGGAGACCCAACTTCACTGGAAGCTGATCAATACCTGGAACGGATAGACCTTGTTCATATAGGGAAATTTAAGGAGAAGTTTGTTGACGATTTAAATGTAAAAGCTGAAGTTGCGGCGGATTATGACGATAGCAACTGGCAAAATGCTTTCAAAGACACACGCGACGATGCATTTGGCCGAAAGGTAAAAGCCGTAGTCTACAGGGCTGGTTTTACTGTACCTGCTGATGTGGCAACCGCAATGGTCACCTTATTTAGTAAAAACATTGGCAAAGTTCAAAATATCTACATCAATGGTAGGGAGGTAGGGCATGAAATCAAAGCGGGCGATGGAAACACTGAGTTTAAGCTGGATGCCTCATTACTACACCCCGGCAATAATACGATAGTTATTGTAGCTACCCCATTACTTAAAGCCAACATCTGGGCAGGCGTTAATACTGATCCCGGCCTGATCCAGTTGGTTTACCCTGCAGCGCAATATAAGCGAAAACTCTTTAGCGGCTACGCCCAGGTTATTGTCCAGTCAACCGGGCAGCCGGGCACCATAGTTTTAAAAGCAACCTCGCCGGAGTTAAAGCAGTCGGTTATTGAAATTACAGCTGCTGATAAATAATGTTAAACAAAAGATTTGAAGAAATAATGTTTATGAAATATATAATTACCTGTGTTATTACGCTTTTTTTGTTCGGCGGTGTATCTGCACAAAACAAAAATGAGGCGGCCATTAAATTAAAGATCAACCGCACCATCAAAAAGATGACACTTGAGGAGAAAATAGAAATGCTGCATGGCAACGCTTTATTTTCTTCGGCAGGTGTGCCCCGTTTAGGTATTCCTGAATTGACATGTGATGACGGGCCATTAGGCCTGCGCGAAGAAATTAAACGTTTTGATTGGGCGTCGGCTAACTGGACAACCGATTCGGCCACGTTTTTACCCAATGGTTCTGCAATAGCTGCCACCTGGAACCCTATAATGGCCAATAAATATGGCGTGGTAATAGGAGAGGAAGCGAATGCCCGTAAAAAAAATGTGATGCTTGCGCCGGCTTTTAATATCTGCAGGATGCCCCTTTGCGGCCGTACATATGAATATTATTCCGAAGATCCTTTTTTAAACAGCCAATTGGCCATTCAATCTGTAAAGGGGATTCAAAGTCAGCATGTAGCCGCCTGTATTAAACATTTTGCCGCCAATAACCAGGAGCTTAACCGCGATAGTGTAAACACGATAGTTGATGAAAGGGCCTTACAGGAAATCTATTTCCCTGCTTTTAAAGCCGCAGTTCAGCAGGGGAATGCTTATACCGTTATGTCGGCGTATAATAAGTTAAATGGTTATTGGTGCTCTGAAAATGGGTATTTATTAAACAAAATTTTAAAAGGTGATTGGGGATTTAAAGGCGTGGTTATGTCCGATTGGGCCGGTACGCATCATACTGTTGCTGCTGCAAACAATGGCCTTGATATTGAAATGGGATCAAGCGGGCCGTATGATCAATGGTATTTGGCTAAGCCCTTGCTTGCCGCTGTTAAAGCGGGCCAGGTTTCAGTAAAAACTATTGATGATAAAGTGGGCAGGATTTTATGGCTCATGTACCATACATCCATGAGTGCCAACCATCCAAAAGGATCTATAGCAACCCCGGAGCATGCTAAAGCCGCGTATGACATCGCTTCAGAATCTATCGTTCTGCTAAAAAACGATAAACAATTATTGCCTTTAAAAACAAATGGGATCAAACGCATCACTGTAATAGGGGATAATGCCGTACGTACATTCGCTTTGGGAGGATATGGCGCGGGTGTAAAGGCAAAACGGGAGGTTACAGCATTAGAGGGGATAAAATCAAGGTTCGGTAAAACTGCTGATATCAGTTTTGCTCAGGGTTACAGGGCAAATTACCAGGCAAATAAAACTGCTGAACAAAATGGCCACTACAATAAACCCGATCAGGACCTGATTAATGAAGCCGTAGCACTTGCTAAGAGCAGTGATGTTGCCATTTTATGCATCGGTTCAAACCGTGAATACGAAAGTGAAGCACATGATCGTAAAAGCCTGGAACTGCCTTTTGGAGAGCAGGCTTTGGTTAATGCAGTAAGTGCCGTTAATCCCAATACCGTTATTGTTGTAACGGCTGGTGCTCCATTTGACCTGAACGAAATCAAGAAATTAAATCACACCATTGTTTGGTCATGGTTTAACGGCTCAGAAGCTGGTAACGCGTTGGCCGATGTATTAAAGGGTACTATAAACCCATCCGGCAAACTGCCATTTACCTTTCCTGCTTCATTAAATGATTCACCAGCGTTTAATTTAAATACCTATCCGGGTAACAATCTTACAGCCGAATATAAAGAGGGAATATTGGTTGGTTATCGCTGGTATGACACAAAAAAAATAGAGCCGCTGTTTCCCTTTGGTTATGGACTTTCCTATACTGATTTTTCAATTAGCAAGCTTTCTACAGATAAGTCAAGTTATAAAAAAGACGAAACGATCAATGCGACGTTTACGATCAAAAATACAGGAGGAAGAAATGGTGCCGAAGTTGTGCAGCTGTATGTGAATGACCCGGTTTGTTCGGTACAGCGCCCTGAAAAAGAGCTCAAAGCTTTTAAAAAGATATTTTTAAAAGCTGGTGAAACTAAGACCATAGAAATGCAGGTAAAAGTTGCAGATCTGGCATTTTATGATGAAGCAAAAAAAGGCTGGAACACGGAAGCCGGCAAATACGTTGTTGAGTTAGGTAATTCATCCCGTAATATAATTCTTAAAACGAAAATTACAGTTAAATAACTGTGTTAAGCATACCACTTTTATGAAAAGAATAGCAATAGCCATCTTGCTTTTGGCTTACAATGTTGTAAGTTTTGCCCAGTCTCCGGGTGGCTCCGGGCGAAAACAGTTGTTTGATTATAATTGGAAATTTAATCTGGGTGATGATTCGTTGGCAAGGTTACGGGATTTTAATGATAATGCCTGGCGTAACCTTGACTTGCCGCATGATTGGAGCATTGAGGGAAGCGTACGCCTCAAAAACCCGACAGGAGGTGCCGGTGGTTATTTCCCGGCAGGCATTGGCTGGTACAGGAAAACATTCAGGGCCGCTCCTGAATGGAAGGGAAAAAGTGTTTCCATTTATTTTGAAGGCGTTTACATGAATTCGGAGGTGTTTATTAATGGCAAATCCCTTGGTATCCGGCCATATGGTTATTCTTCATTTAGGTATGATCTTTCGCCCTACCTGGATTTTAACAAAGAGAATGTGATAGCCGTACGTGTAGATAATTCACAGCAAATAAACAGCAGATGGTATAGTGGTTCCGGGATCTACCGCCATGTTTGGATAGATGTGACCAATCCTTTACACGTAGCCAATTGGGGAGTAGCCATTACAACACCCGAAGTCTCTTCAAAACAGGCTTCGGTACAGGTTAAGGCTATGATAAAAAATGAAACCGACTTTCCGCAGCGCATCGCTGTCAACACCCGGTTGCTATCCGGAAGTTTTAAAGATGCGGGAAATAACACCACAAAGTTAGCGTTACCGGCCCACAGCGAAAAAGAGGTTACACAAACTATAAAAGTATCAAAGCCCTTGCTATGGACACCTGAAAACCCCAACTTATACCGGGCTCAGATCCAGGTATTAAAGGGCAATGATCTTGTAGATGAGACAAAAAACACATTTGGTATCCGCTCTTTAAAGTTTACAGTTGAGCATGGTTTCCAGCTTAACGGTAAAACTATCAAGATAAGCGGCGGATGTGTTCATCACGATAATGGCTGCCTGGGCGCCGCGGCTTTTGACCGGGCCGAGGAGCGTAAGGTTGAGTTATTAAAAGCCGCAGGTTTCAACGCTGTGCGAACTTCTCATAATCCGCCTTCTGAGGCTTTTTTGGATGCTTGCGACAGATTAGGTTTATTGGTTGTTGATGAGGCTTTTGATGGCTGGAAAGTTGGTAAAAATAAGTACGATTATTCTGTATATTTTGATCAATGCTCGAAACGTGACCTGGAAACAATGGTGCTGCGCGACAGGAACCATCCCTCAATCTTTATGTGGAGTATTGGTAATGAGGTTGTTGAAAGGAATAAACCTGAAGCTGTTGTAACTGCTAAAATGCTTGCAGGCATTGTTAAAGGTATAGATAGCACACGGCCGGTAACATCGGCAATTGTAAAGTGGGGCAACGACTGGGAATCTTTAGATCCGCTTATGGCAGCTCATGACGTTTGCGGCTATAATTACCAACTGCAAGGTGCGCCTGCTGATCATAAAAGGGTTCCTTCACGTGTTATTTTTCAGACAGAATCATACCCGCGGGATGCTTTTGCCAATTGGAAGTTGGTACAGAATAATAATTATATTATTGGAGATTTTGTATGGACAGCGATAG
It contains:
- a CDS encoding glycoside hydrolase family 2 TIM barrel-domain containing protein produces the protein MKRIAIAILLLAYNVVSFAQSPGGSGRKQLFDYNWKFNLGDDSLARLRDFNDNAWRNLDLPHDWSIEGSVRLKNPTGGAGGYFPAGIGWYRKTFRAAPEWKGKSVSIYFEGVYMNSEVFINGKSLGIRPYGYSSFRYDLSPYLDFNKENVIAVRVDNSQQINSRWYSGSGIYRHVWIDVTNPLHVANWGVAITTPEVSSKQASVQVKAMIKNETDFPQRIAVNTRLLSGSFKDAGNNTTKLALPAHSEKEVTQTIKVSKPLLWTPENPNLYRAQIQVLKGNDLVDETKNTFGIRSLKFTVEHGFQLNGKTIKISGGCVHHDNGCLGAAAFDRAEERKVELLKAAGFNAVRTSHNPPSEAFLDACDRLGLLVVDEAFDGWKVGKNKYDYSVYFDQCSKRDLETMVLRDRNHPSIFMWSIGNEVVERNKPEAVVTAKMLAGIVKGIDSTRPVTSAIVKWGNDWESLDPLMAAHDVCGYNYQLQGAPADHKRVPSRVIFQTESYPRDAFANWKLVQNNNYIIGDFVWTAIDYLGEAGIGRWYYSGEVPGEHWENNLFPWHGAYCGDIDLTGWRKPISHYRSMLYNNKEKLYMAVREPNPEPLEIKETWWSVWPTWKSWTWPGFEGRKLDVEVYSKYPKVRLYLNDKLLGEKSTTVNQEFKAIFSVPYTPGTLRAVGVENDKEIESTTLQTSGSAAKIRLVADRYQLLANGQDLSYVAIEITDKDDVLQPNASDRLQFKLEGPGVIAGVDNADIKDTDPYAGNSRKAWHGRAMVVIRSTHNTGDIKLTVSSARLSDAIIAIKTAGNRPR